The following proteins are encoded in a genomic region of Musa acuminata AAA Group cultivar baxijiao chromosome BXJ2-11, Cavendish_Baxijiao_AAA, whole genome shotgun sequence:
- the LOC135627555 gene encoding G-type lectin S-receptor-like serine/threonine-protein kinase At1g34300, whose protein sequence is MVLLEIVSGQRNFDVSDDTGRKKFSVCGYEELEKGNIKRPCAGTKCIQEQPSLRPSMRKVVQMLEGVLAIDRPPAPKAADGGLAAVTSSSANTSITVFATSSPLQPSSGSSYSIENSSLVSKRNLVIPGRPRPIFLAQCYRDASCSI, encoded by the coding sequence ATGGTGTTGCTGGAGATCGTGAGCGGGCAGCGCAACTTCGATGTTTCGGATGACACTGGCCGGAAGAAGTTCTCGGTGTGCGGGTACGAAGAGCTGGAGAAGGGAAACATCAAGAGACCGTGTGCGGGTACGAAGTGCATCCAGGAGCAGCCCTCGCTGAGACCGTCGATGAGGAAGGTTGTTCAGATGCTGGAAGGGGTTTTGGCCATAGACAGGCCTCCGGCTCCGAAGGCCGCAGATGGTGGCTTGGCGGCTGTCACCAGCAGCAGCGCGAACACCAGCATCACCGTTTTCGCCACGTCATCTCCGCTTCAGCCTTCATCGGGCTCATCGTATTCGATTGAAAACTCATCATTGGTTTCCAAGAGGAACTTAGTCATCCCTGGTCGTCCCAGACCAATCTTCCTCGCACAATGTTACCGAGACGCGAGCTGTTCGATCTGA